The sequence ACCTAACCAAAAAAAAATAGGGATGGACCCAATCCATCTCAAAACCAAACACATGCGTGAGTCCATTGGAATTTGGAAGGAACCCGAGGCTGGAGGCTTTCGTCCGTCGAATGGAGTATCACTATATTGTTCTCGGAAATTGAATAATTGTGACGTGGATTCAGGATGCAGAGCGCAAACGTTATGCTTCGAGCTGCCCATTCAGCTGGGTCAGAATAAGCCACAAATTCAGTTATTCAGACACGAGCAAACCCGTTACCAAGCTTGATTTTAGACTCAATAACAGACTGCTCTCGCTAGAAATTTACACGAACTTCTCATGAAACGGCAGGGAATCTCAACTTTATATTCGAAAATTTTACTCGAGCGTCTCTCTTCGGCGCACGAAAATTCGCAAATGTTTGTAGAGGAACCGATCGGTTTCTGGTCAAATCGAGTCGAGCCGGCGCAAACGGTGGCTGAGCGCGACCGCGCACGGCCGCGGCATCATCACCGGCGTCGCGTCACTGCGATCGCCTTCCCCCTCTCCCGTATTTCGCAAACACCGACGGCTCAACCACCACCCGCACCAGCAGGAGCACCACCATGCGCCCCCGCCCCCTCTCCCCTCCAtgacgccgcccccgcccctcctcctcaccgcccactccgccgccgctctcctcctcctcctcggccccgACGCCCGCGCGCGCAAGCGCAGGCGCCGCGGCGAGGCCAGCCCCGACCCGGACGCCgaccccgccccggccccgcaGCAGGCGGCACCCGCGCCCCCGGAGcaggacccgccgccgccgcccctgccgctgccgcccacgAGCCCGGACCACTACCCGCTCGCGTTCCGGGTCTCGGCGCCCACCTTCCACTTCCTCTCGGGCCTGCTCGACCCGCTCCTCTCCGACCCCGCCCTCCCGCCGGCCCCGGTGctcctcgcgctcgcgctcgcgcgcCTCGCGTCGGGCCTGCCCTACCCGGCGCTCGCGGCGCTCTTCCGCGTCCCGCcctccgccccgcgcgccgcctcccgccgcctccgccgcgtgcTCCTCGCCAACTTCCGCTTCTGGCTCGCCTTCCCCTCCGACCCCAGCAGCGCCTACTCCGCGCCGCTCCCCTCCTGCCGCGGCGCGCTCTGCTGCGCGCGATTCGCCGGCCCGGCTGGCCCGCTCGCCGCGCAGCTCGTGGCGGGCGCCTCCTCCCGTgtcctctccctcgccgccggcttccGCGGCGACCGCGCGGACCTCGAGGTGCTCAGGCTATCGTCCTTGTACCAGGAGGTCGAGCAGGGGAGGGTGCTCGAGCCCGCGCAGTATCTGGTTGGAGATGGGGGCGGGTACCCGCTGCTGCCCTGGCTCATGGTGCCGTTTCGGGGGCCGGTGGTGCCTGGCTCCCCAGAAGCGGCGTTCAACGCTGCGCACAGGGCAATGTGCCGTCCGGTGAGGCGTGCTGTCCGGAGCTTAATGGGGTGGGGAGCCATTGCTCGGCTCCACGAGGAGGAGAGCCCTCGTGCAGCAGTGGCGTGCATTGGGACATGCGCAATGCTTCACAATGTGTTGCTGACTAGGGAGGATTACTCTGCATTGGCACCGGATGAGGCGGAGTCGGAGAGTGATTTGGGGGGAGTGCTGAGCCAGGGAGATGACGCTGGTGCTGGATCAGAAGGATTCGAGGTTGATGGGCGTGCATTGGTGTTGCGGAGTGCACTGGCAGCAACGATGAGGGACCTGCGAGCGCCTGACTAGCAATGGTGATTGTTTTACAATTTCTGTCATTGCCGATTCTTTTCAATCATATAGTTTGTATAGTGGTGAATATTTTGATTCCATTGGGTTCGTCACTCTTCAGTTTGTTGCTTCCTCAATAAAAGAAATAAGACTATCACTTGGCATCTCTTATAAGCATTGACATGTTTGCAGTAGATGTAACACTTTCATTATGACTGTATGCGCTGATCTTATTGTTGAATCCTACTCCGAGAATTTCTTCACCATTTACCAGTGCAGGTGGTTGAATTTTGTGTGGAACAAATTATCCAAATATGTTCGTTGAATTGGATCTTCATTACTGTTCTTAGAGTTATGCATGACATGGCTTCGAGTGACCATTCTATGCAACAGAACACCATTATTTACTTATCCACTCTCACAGTAGGAACATCAGCTAACTAGAATGAGAAAGCTGCCATATTACTCGTAATTATTCAACTAATGAAAGCAGAGTTTCAAGGACATTCCTCATGCTAGGTCTTTTGCTCCTCTCCTCTTCCACACATGACACCCCTATCTTTAACACCATGACTGCTTGTAAGTGTTTGAATTCTCCATCTAGTCTGTAGTCAACAAACTCTTGGAGCCACGACTGATCTTTCCTTGCCAATTTCTCTTTCAGAACATCAAACAAAGCATCGAATAGACATTTCCACCTCCTCCTCACAACCACTCAACTGGAAACCCGAACCCCTTTCACTAACTCGAGGATCACTACACCATAGCTGTAAACATGGCCAGGGTttttaaggcgtcgcctaggcgacaaggcggttCCCCATCGCCTTGCTTAAGgctcgccttagcccgccttagctcgcctaggcgtcgcctaggcgactgaGCGGCTCCCCATCGCGTCGCCTTACCGCTTTGAAAACCTTGAACATGGCCTTTCCGGTGATTGGAAGATTTTAGAGTCCACTCTGGAGCAACATACCCTCTTGTCCCTTGCACTCTTGACAACATCTGAGCTCCTACTCCTCGACTTAGTAATTTTACCAATCCAAAATCTGCAATTTTTGGCTTGAATTCTTAATCTAATAAAATGTTCTCTGATTCAACATCACAATGAACAATCCATTCATGGTGGAGGTAGGCCAGTCCTGCTGCTACCCCAAGAGCAATATTGTACCTTTGTCTCCACTGCAGCATAGAAATTAAGTTCTGAGAATCAAACAGAAATCTGTCTAGTGAACCATTCTCAACAAACTCTGAAACCAAGAGCTTGTGAATCTGCTCGGCACAAAACCCCCAAATTCTCACCAGATTCATGTGATAACTTCTTCCAATGATGCTGAGTTCAGATCTGAACTCTTGCTCTCCTTGCATCACATCCCGTAGCTTCTTCACTGCGACCTGCCTTTCATCCTCAAGGACTCCCTTGTGAACCGTTCCTGATGCACTACTTCCGAGTTCTTCCATGAAACACTTGGTCGCGTTCTGTAACTCATGGTAGCTGAACTTTCGGAATTGACTAGAAATTATCATGTATCCTTCGTCCCTAATCTCTGGCCTACTCTCCCATTTGTAAAAAATCCAACACCCAACTATAATTAAAATCACTCCATTGTCGAGCAGCGTCAATGCAGAAGATAGGAAGCACCCAAAGTTGAACCAAGAATTGCCTCCCACAAACATTTGTAATGAGGGGTATGGTTATTTTTCAGTAATTTTGCAAGCATGGGTTAGTCCAGCTGCCGATTCTAGTGAATAAAATGCTGCCTTTGGAATTTTCAGATAAATATCATTGTAAGGATCTGGAAGTTCCTGCCATTGAAAAGCAATACCTTTGGGTAACATTCACCTGTTCCCTTTCGGTAACCAAAAGCTTGGCAGTCTGTAATGTTCAAGCACATATCCCTGCACATCCACCATGGCAGGAAGCTTCTTAAATGAGAAGTCCTGACTGGGCATGGTATTAGTCTTGCACCTCAGATTTGATCCTTCCTAAGAAACTTAAAAA comes from Panicum virgatum strain AP13 chromosome 4K, P.virgatum_v5, whole genome shotgun sequence and encodes:
- the LOC120702715 gene encoding protein ALP1-like, with protein sequence MTPPPPLLLTAHSAAALLLLLGPDARARKRRRRGEASPDPDADPAPAPQQAAPAPPEQDPPPPPLPLPPTSPDHYPLAFRVSAPTFHFLSGLLDPLLSDPALPPAPVLLALALARLASGLPYPALAALFRVPPSAPRAASRRLRRVLLANFRFWLAFPSDPSSAYSAPLPSCRGALCCARFAGPAGPLAAQLVAGASSRVLSLAAGFRGDRADLEVLRLSSLYQEVEQGRVLEPAQYLVGDGGGYPLLPWLMVPFRGPVVPGSPEAAFNAAHRAMCRPVRRAVRSLMGWGAIARLHEEESPRAAVACIGTCAMLHNVLLTREDYSALAPDEAESESDLGGVLSQGDDAGAGSEGFEVDGRALVLRSALAATMRDLRAPD